Proteins co-encoded in one Myxococcales bacterium genomic window:
- the hemC gene encoding hydroxymethylbilane synthase has protein sequence MSVIRIATRGSELALAQARFVADRIQKELDHETELLVIKTQGDKILDVPLAEIGGKGLFVKEIEEALLDGRADVAVHSAKDLPAQLEPGLVLTAFPERVDPRDALVSRDRTLTLESLRKNARVGTGSTRRAALLLAHRPDLEIVPLRGNVPTRVAKLESENLDAVILACAGLERLGMDDLICERISCEVMLPAVCQGTLALETRKDDAVAQLIARLDEPSAALSVAGERSFLLRIEGDCTVPMAVHLVERGEGRVWLRGLVASLDGKRIVRAEEEVASSEAAAAGRRVAEAVLEGGGAEILRELQSTR, from the coding sequence ATGAGCGTGATTCGGATCGCCACCCGGGGCAGCGAACTGGCGCTGGCCCAGGCCCGTTTTGTCGCGGACCGCATTCAGAAAGAACTCGACCACGAGACCGAGTTGCTGGTGATCAAGACGCAAGGCGACAAGATCTTGGATGTTCCCCTGGCCGAAATCGGGGGAAAGGGTCTGTTCGTCAAGGAAATTGAAGAGGCGCTGCTCGACGGTCGCGCGGACGTCGCCGTCCACAGCGCAAAGGATCTGCCCGCGCAACTCGAACCCGGGCTCGTATTGACTGCGTTTCCCGAGCGTGTGGATCCCCGGGATGCGCTGGTTTCGCGGGACCGCACTCTCACCCTGGAAAGCCTGCGAAAAAACGCACGGGTGGGTACCGGGAGTACGCGCCGTGCTGCGCTGCTGTTGGCGCATCGACCCGATCTCGAGATTGTTCCCCTGCGAGGAAACGTTCCAACCCGGGTCGCAAAACTGGAAAGCGAAAATCTCGACGCGGTCATCCTCGCTTGCGCGGGTCTCGAACGGCTCGGCATGGATGACTTGATTTGCGAGCGCATCAGCTGCGAAGTCATGCTTCCCGCGGTCTGCCAGGGAACGCTCGCACTCGAAACCCGCAAAGACGACGCGGTGGCGCAGTTGATCGCCCGGCTTGACGAACCCAGCGCGGCATTGTCCGTTGCCGGGGAACGGAGCTTTCTTTTGCGAATCGAGGGCGATTGCACGGTTCCGATGGCCGTTCATCTGGTCGAGCGCGGCGAAGGACGCGTCTGGTTGCGGGGACTCGTCGCGAGTTTGGACGGCAAGCGGATCGTTCGCGCCGAAGAAGAGGTGGCGTCGTCCGAAGCGGCGGCGGCGGGTCGCCGGGTTGCGGAAGCGGTCCTCGAAGGAGGGGGGGCCGAGATTCTCCGCGAACTGCAGAGCACTCGGTGA
- the cobA gene encoding uroporphyrinogen-III C-methyltransferase, producing the protein MAVKKQTSPGEGRVTLVGAGPGDPDLITVRGAAALASADVVLFDELATEELLYLAPERAERINVGKRGHDLPTRSQADINALIVERAKLGQSVVRLKGGDPFVFGRGGEEASVCAENGIPCEVVPGVSSPIGALAYAGIPVTDRRHAASFAVVTGHKDPVPSAEMTRWQELGSAVDTLVILMGMQKLPQLIERIIEGGRSPATPSAVVMNGTLATQRVVVAPLSELATRVAEAGLTAPAVIVIGDVVKLRSQLAWWERTPLFGKRVLVTRTHAQAGEMSSALRAAGAEPVLIPMIELVPTEDTSALDLALSQLDRYDGLLFTSANAVRFFAARARELGRAAAFSALRAQVLCVGPQSARAALEAGLPVHLTGSGRGDSESFLRELIAILPPSGRRFLLPRSDIGRNVVPDTLREAGAEVDVVEAYRNIAADVDAAALRRAILSGDLDVLTFASPSAVVNFFALLDESAKTAAKGLLIAAVGKTTSQALEQQGAVAQVIPARPGGSELVAALAEYVAQTRGSSG; encoded by the coding sequence ATGGCAGTCAAGAAACAAACCAGCCCTGGGGAAGGGCGAGTGACCCTGGTCGGTGCGGGTCCCGGGGATCCCGATTTGATCACGGTTCGCGGCGCTGCGGCGCTGGCCTCGGCCGACGTCGTGCTGTTCGACGAGCTTGCCACTGAAGAGCTTCTCTATCTGGCGCCCGAGCGCGCCGAGCGGATCAACGTCGGCAAGCGCGGCCACGACCTGCCGACGCGAAGCCAGGCGGACATCAACGCCTTGATCGTCGAACGCGCAAAGCTCGGACAGTCGGTCGTGCGGCTGAAGGGCGGAGATCCCTTCGTGTTTGGTCGCGGCGGAGAAGAGGCGAGCGTCTGCGCTGAAAACGGAATCCCATGCGAGGTGGTGCCCGGGGTGAGTTCGCCCATCGGCGCGCTCGCGTATGCGGGCATTCCCGTGACCGATCGCCGCCATGCGGCATCGTTTGCCGTGGTGACCGGACACAAAGATCCCGTGCCCTCGGCGGAGATGACGCGCTGGCAAGAGTTGGGAAGCGCGGTCGATACCCTCGTGATCTTGATGGGAATGCAAAAGCTTCCGCAGTTGATCGAGCGCATCATCGAAGGCGGCCGCTCTCCTGCGACTCCGTCCGCGGTGGTCATGAACGGCACCCTGGCAACACAACGTGTTGTCGTTGCCCCATTGTCCGAACTCGCTACCCGGGTCGCCGAAGCGGGACTCACAGCACCGGCTGTCATTGTAATCGGCGACGTGGTCAAGCTGCGCAGCCAACTCGCCTGGTGGGAGCGAACGCCATTGTTCGGCAAGCGCGTGCTCGTCACCCGCACCCATGCCCAGGCCGGAGAGATGAGCAGTGCACTGAGGGCGGCGGGTGCAGAACCCGTCTTGATTCCGATGATCGAACTCGTGCCGACCGAAGATACGAGCGCGCTCGATCTCGCTCTGTCTCAACTCGATCGCTACGACGGGCTACTTTTTACCAGCGCCAACGCGGTGCGGTTCTTTGCCGCGCGCGCGAGAGAGTTGGGGCGGGCCGCAGCATTTTCGGCTCTGCGTGCTCAGGTTCTATGTGTGGGTCCGCAGTCGGCCCGGGCCGCCCTGGAAGCGGGACTGCCTGTTCATTTGACCGGGTCGGGCCGCGGAGACTCCGAATCTTTCCTGCGCGAACTGATCGCGATTCTGCCGCCCTCGGGTCGTCGTTTTCTGCTGCCCCGATCGGACATCGGTCGCAACGTGGTTCCCGACACGCTGCGAGAGGCCGGCGCCGAGGTGGATGTCGTCGAGGCGTATCGCAACATTGCGGCGGACGTCGATGCCGCAGCGCTGCGCCGGGCGATACTCTCGGGCGACCTCGATGTACTGACTTTTGCGAGCCCCTCGGCCGTGGTTAACTTCTTCGCGCTGCTCGACGAATCGGCCAAAACGGCTGCGAAGGGTCTGTTGATTGCGGCGGTGGGAAAGACCACGAGTCAGGCCCTCGAGCAACAGGGCGCGGTAGCGCAGGTAATTCCCGCGCGACCTGGCGGCAGCGAGTTGGTTGCGGCGCTGGCAGAATATGTGGCGCAAACTCGGGGTAGTTCGGGATAG
- the hemB gene encoding porphobilinogen synthase, protein MSFPKNRMRRLRRTETLRRMSRETRLSRDNLVLPLFVVEGGGVREEVSSMPGVFRYSVDQVVDEAKRVFDLGVPAVIFFGIPDTKDAIGSGADAPDGVVQRAVSEVKRSVPELCIMTDVCLCEYTDHGHCGLIEDETVLNDPSLERLASTALSHARAGADIVAPSDMMDGRVAAIRQRLDDNEFEDTIILAYAAKFSSAYYGPFRDAAESTPQFGDRRSYQMDPPNRREALREMRLDLEEGADVLMVKPALPYLDILADARREFDVPLAAYHVSGEYAMIHAAAERGWIDGDRAMEEALISIKRAGADWILTYAAADMAAKLKS, encoded by the coding sequence ATGAGTTTTCCCAAAAATCGTATGCGGCGCTTGCGCCGAACCGAAACCCTGCGGCGGATGTCTCGCGAAACCCGGCTTTCCCGGGACAATCTCGTGTTGCCCCTCTTTGTCGTCGAGGGCGGCGGGGTGCGGGAAGAAGTGTCGTCGATGCCCGGGGTGTTTCGATACTCGGTCGATCAGGTCGTCGATGAAGCAAAGCGCGTCTTCGATCTCGGTGTCCCAGCCGTAATCTTCTTCGGTATTCCCGACACCAAGGACGCCATTGGCAGCGGTGCCGATGCACCTGACGGAGTCGTCCAACGTGCAGTCTCCGAGGTCAAACGCTCCGTGCCCGAGCTGTGCATCATGACCGACGTGTGTCTGTGCGAGTACACAGACCACGGTCACTGTGGTTTGATCGAAGATGAAACGGTATTGAACGATCCCTCGTTGGAACGCCTGGCCAGTACCGCACTCTCCCACGCGCGCGCCGGGGCGGACATCGTTGCACCTTCGGACATGATGGACGGCCGCGTTGCCGCAATCCGTCAGCGCCTGGACGATAATGAATTCGAGGACACCATCATCCTCGCCTACGCGGCCAAGTTCTCGAGCGCCTACTACGGCCCGTTCCGCGATGCAGCCGAATCCACCCCCCAGTTTGGCGATCGACGTTCCTACCAGATGGATCCGCCGAACCGCCGCGAAGCACTGCGCGAGATGCGACTAGATCTCGAAGAGGGTGCAGACGTCTTGATGGTCAAGCCCGCGCTGCCCTATCTGGACATCCTTGCAGACGCCCGTAGAGAGTTCGACGTGCCCCTGGCCGCGTATCATGTTTCCGGGGAATACGCGATGATCCACGCCGCGGCCGAACGTGGCTGGATCGACGGAGACCGGGCCATGGAAGAGGCGTTGATCTCGATCAAGCGAGCGGGAGCCGACTGGATCCTCACCTACGCCGCCGCCGACATGGCGGCAAAGCTGAAGTCTTGA
- a CDS encoding DUF4177 domain-containing protein, which yields MVSAEDIEKTLNSWTAKGWTFDTIQFAMRDSSKRPAMAFVTFVRDDEESGEA from the coding sequence ATGGTCTCTGCGGAAGACATCGAGAAAACGCTCAACTCGTGGACCGCCAAGGGGTGGACATTTGACACGATTCAGTTTGCGATGAGAGACTCTTCGAAGCGACCCGCCATGGCGTTCGTGACGTTCGTGCGGGATGACGAGGAGTCGGGCGAGGCCTAG
- a CDS encoding ABC1 kinase family protein, translating into MAMDALTTAFSLKERAERVRRISLTFGKVYLGIKTNQWIAKYIDPPNMSKRWSHHHQVSARAIYQTAIDLQGLILKGCQFIGSRADVVPVEYVEQLSKLQDRVPHRSFRVVRDTVEEELGVQLHEIFSEFSEVPVAAASLAQVHEARLLSGERVAVKVQYPEIAATVSSDLANLRALIGAVGLIEQELDLLPLLNELGTHVPKELDFLNEAQNAHRIAGFFENSPNVAVPFIYEAFSTKKVLVMEFIDGIKIGDRQGMVDAGIDPAEVMQIIGAAYAEQILRRGFFHADPHPGNLLVRRRTDGIGAEIVFLDFGLAKELPPSFRAGITDFTTAIFKNDAGAMAEALIAVGFETRDGDSDSLREISKVVLESAIEVRDADDSSPPEVRRYGRKIVKLVRENPIVQMPNHVYLLGRVLGLLSGLAKTLGVRTNLMRMMLPFLVGRK; encoded by the coding sequence ATGGCGATGGACGCGCTCACGACTGCGTTCAGCTTGAAAGAACGTGCCGAACGCGTCCGCCGCATCAGCCTCACCTTCGGCAAAGTCTACCTGGGCATCAAGACCAACCAATGGATCGCCAAGTACATCGATCCCCCCAACATGTCGAAGCGTTGGTCGCATCATCACCAAGTATCGGCTCGCGCGATCTACCAGACTGCAATTGATCTGCAGGGCCTCATCCTCAAGGGTTGTCAGTTCATCGGCTCGCGAGCGGACGTCGTTCCCGTCGAGTACGTAGAACAACTCTCGAAACTTCAAGATCGCGTCCCTCATCGCTCCTTTCGCGTCGTGCGCGATACGGTCGAAGAAGAACTCGGAGTCCAGCTTCACGAGATCTTCAGCGAGTTTTCCGAGGTGCCCGTCGCCGCCGCCTCCCTGGCCCAGGTGCACGAAGCTCGCCTGCTGAGTGGAGAACGCGTCGCAGTCAAGGTTCAGTACCCCGAGATTGCAGCCACCGTGAGTTCAGATCTCGCCAACCTGCGCGCTCTGATCGGAGCCGTAGGCCTGATCGAACAAGAACTCGATCTCCTGCCGCTACTCAACGAACTCGGAACCCATGTGCCAAAGGAACTCGACTTTCTCAACGAAGCCCAGAACGCCCACCGAATCGCGGGCTTCTTCGAAAATTCCCCCAACGTCGCAGTTCCGTTCATCTACGAAGCCTTCAGCACCAAAAAAGTCCTCGTCATGGAGTTCATCGACGGAATCAAAATCGGCGACCGCCAGGGCATGGTCGATGCGGGAATCGACCCCGCCGAAGTCATGCAGATCATCGGCGCAGCCTACGCCGAACAAATACTGCGCCGCGGTTTTTTTCACGCCGACCCCCACCCCGGAAACCTGCTCGTGCGCAGGCGCACCGATGGGATCGGGGCCGAGATCGTCTTTCTCGACTTCGGGCTCGCCAAAGAATTGCCTCCGTCTTTTCGCGCCGGAATCACGGACTTCACGACTGCGATTTTCAAGAACGACGCAGGCGCAATGGCAGAAGCACTGATTGCGGTCGGGTTCGAGACCCGGGACGGGGACTCGGACTCGCTGCGAGAGATCTCGAAGGTCGTGCTGGAAAGCGCAATCGAGGTGCGGGACGCCGACGATTCAAGCCCGCCCGAGGTGCGCCGGTATGGGAGGAAGATCGTAAAACTCGTGCGAGAGAACCCGATCGTGCAGATGCCCAACCATGTTTACTTGCTGGGGCGGGTTCTCGGTTTGTTGTCGGGACTGGCGAAGACCTTGGGGGTACGGACGAACCTGATGCGGATGATGTTGCCGTTCCTGGTTGGGCGGAAGTGA
- a CDS encoding universal stress protein has protein sequence MIETILVASDGSQCAQAAEGCAITLASKLSASLTAMTVIEDRLVRPPASEGLSLPAFPETELAAYHRARADAVLRRFNERARNAGLNVSCDVVQGTADDRIVERSLASSLTVLGRDSRTEAVRGGLFGSTAEAVTRKTTKPVLIVPSGATLSGPIVLGFDGSPGSRLAAKLTVFLANGLGEQVHVFVDSKDKGRAITRFEEVRKLVVGLANPIRETSSTLGRPDVKLVDAARDAGAGLIIMGAFGRNRITDFFTGSNAAAVARTSPVAVLLAR, from the coding sequence ATGATCGAAACAATCTTGGTCGCGTCTGACGGATCGCAGTGTGCCCAGGCCGCCGAGGGATGCGCCATCACGCTGGCTTCAAAGCTCAGCGCGAGCCTTACCGCAATGACGGTGATCGAAGATCGACTCGTTCGACCGCCGGCAAGCGAAGGTCTGAGTCTCCCAGCATTCCCCGAGACTGAACTCGCCGCTTATCATCGCGCCCGCGCCGACGCCGTCCTGCGCCGGTTCAACGAGCGCGCCCGGAACGCGGGTCTCAATGTCAGCTGTGATGTCGTGCAGGGCACTGCCGACGATCGCATCGTCGAACGCTCTCTCGCCTCGAGCCTCACCGTCTTGGGTCGCGACAGTCGTACCGAGGCAGTGCGCGGCGGTTTGTTTGGGTCGACCGCCGAGGCAGTTACCCGCAAGACCACCAAGCCCGTGCTGATTGTCCCGTCGGGAGCAACACTCTCGGGACCCATCGTATTGGGCTTCGACGGATCACCCGGGTCCAGGCTCGCCGCCAAGCTGACCGTGTTCCTCGCCAATGGCCTCGGCGAACAGGTTCATGTGTTTGTCGATTCCAAGGACAAGGGGCGCGCAATCACTCGCTTTGAGGAAGTGCGAAAGCTCGTAGTCGGGCTCGCGAATCCGATCCGCGAGACTTCTTCGACCTTGGGCCGCCCGGACGTCAAGCTGGTCGACGCAGCGCGTGATGCGGGTGCGGGATTGATCATCATGGGTGCATTCGGGCGCAACCGAATTACCGATTTCTTCACCGGGAGCAACGCCGCGGCGGTGGCTCGCACCTCTCCGGTCGCCGTTCTACTCGCGCGGTAG
- the lpxD gene encoding UDP-3-O-(3-hydroxymyristoyl)glucosamine N-acyltransferase, giving the protein MPEVRLQDLAETLGCRFTGDPHFKICGVGSLESAGPSDLVYVRDASHVAGLDACSAGAVILSDGFDPGAKAAIFSNNPLLDFAKAIEKICPAPRPPAGVDPGAFVAESAEVAESASIGPGVSIGPRSRIGARCVVYPNATLYPDVVLGESCTIHAGVVIREGSVLGARVILQPGVVIGGDGFGYVPDETGVLHKVPQIGCVVIGDDVEVGANTTIDRAALTETLLDDRVKLDNLIQVAHGCRFAPDVIVAAQSGFSGGVQIGRGTIVMAQVGVAGHLEIGTRAFLGARAGLHKDVADHARVYGTPQMENRQWHRAMAALKRLPDMLKRLRALERTLGLRGSTDSPRVTSIDDLPEPSKKPEPEDPPEK; this is encoded by the coding sequence GTGCCGGAAGTCCGTCTCCAAGACCTGGCCGAAACTCTCGGTTGCCGGTTTACAGGAGACCCACATTTCAAGATCTGCGGAGTCGGCTCACTCGAGAGTGCGGGGCCGAGCGATCTCGTCTACGTGCGGGACGCCTCACATGTCGCGGGCCTCGACGCCTGCTCGGCTGGGGCTGTCATCCTTTCCGATGGTTTCGATCCCGGCGCGAAGGCCGCAATCTTTTCGAACAATCCCCTGCTCGACTTTGCCAAAGCGATCGAAAAGATTTGTCCCGCGCCGCGCCCGCCCGCCGGAGTGGATCCCGGTGCGTTCGTCGCCGAGAGCGCCGAAGTTGCCGAAAGCGCCAGCATCGGACCCGGAGTGAGCATTGGCCCGCGCAGTCGCATCGGTGCGCGCTGCGTTGTATATCCCAACGCGACCCTCTACCCCGATGTTGTGCTCGGAGAGAGTTGTACGATTCACGCGGGCGTGGTGATTCGCGAGGGCTCGGTGCTGGGGGCCCGCGTGATTCTTCAACCGGGTGTCGTGATCGGCGGAGATGGCTTTGGCTACGTACCCGACGAAACCGGTGTCCTGCACAAGGTTCCGCAGATCGGTTGTGTCGTCATTGGCGACGACGTCGAGGTCGGTGCCAATACCACGATCGACCGCGCGGCCCTTACCGAGACTTTGCTTGACGATCGTGTGAAGCTCGACAATCTCATTCAGGTCGCGCACGGCTGCAGGTTTGCTCCCGATGTGATCGTGGCTGCCCAGTCGGGGTTCAGCGGCGGCGTCCAGATCGGTCGCGGGACGATCGTGATGGCCCAGGTCGGTGTTGCGGGACACCTCGAGATCGGGACGCGGGCCTTCCTGGGCGCGCGAGCGGGCCTGCACAAGGACGTGGCCGATCACGCGCGGGTTTACGGCACGCCCCAGATGGAAAATCGACAATGGCACCGCGCCATGGCGGCGCTCAAGCGGCTTCCCGATATGTTGAAGCGCCTGCGCGCACTCGAACGAACCCTGGGGTTGCGGGGCAGTACGGATTCGCCGAGAGTGACTTCGATAGATGATCTGCCGGAGCCAAGTAAAAAGCCAGAGCCAGAAGATCCGCCGGAGAAATGA
- a CDS encoding ribonuclease HII, with protein sequence MTIPSDESTPLKAQSLDALRRRLRGIVALEAENELQKFADALTDDPRQGAQSLVKSVVRRLAAAKDERDRVARLFALRHSLFEAGWQRIAGVDEVGVGPLAGPVVAAAVILPNDVELPGINDSKKLSRAAREKLDLAIRQQAVAISIGEVSHQEIDHLNIFQASLEAMRRAVAGLDPAPDYCLVDARTIPGVPGESPTYEQQALIHGDAIDGSVAAASIVAKVHRDHLMRELDTRYPGYGFARHMGYGTALHLEALQRLGASPVHRRSFAPVSAVATRTARP encoded by the coding sequence ATGACAATTCCATCAGACGAATCGACTCCCCTGAAAGCGCAGTCTCTCGACGCGTTGCGACGACGCTTGCGCGGGATCGTCGCGCTGGAGGCGGAAAACGAGCTGCAGAAGTTTGCCGATGCGCTGACGGATGATCCAAGGCAGGGAGCGCAGAGCCTGGTAAAGAGCGTGGTGCGACGCCTCGCGGCCGCAAAAGACGAGCGCGATCGAGTTGCTCGCCTGTTCGCTCTGCGGCACTCGCTGTTCGAAGCCGGGTGGCAGAGGATTGCCGGGGTCGACGAGGTCGGGGTTGGACCGCTGGCAGGTCCAGTGGTTGCGGCCGCGGTGATTCTTCCCAACGACGTCGAACTGCCCGGCATCAACGATTCAAAGAAGCTCAGCCGCGCTGCACGGGAGAAACTCGACCTCGCGATTCGGCAACAAGCCGTGGCAATCTCGATTGGCGAAGTATCGCATCAGGAGATCGATCATTTGAACATCTTCCAGGCGTCCCTCGAAGCCATGCGGCGTGCGGTCGCAGGGCTCGACCCCGCACCCGACTATTGTCTGGTCGACGCCCGCACGATTCCCGGGGTTCCGGGCGAATCGCCAACCTACGAGCAGCAGGCACTGATTCACGGCGATGCGATCGATGGATCCGTCGCGGCCGCGTCGATCGTTGCAAAGGTCCACCGGGACCACTTGATGCGGGAACTGGACACGCGCTATCCGGGATACGGCTTTGCGCGTCACATGGGGTACGGAACCGCCTTGCATCTCGAAGCGCTACAGCGCCTGGGCGCCAGCCCCGTTCATCGTCGTTCCTTTGCGCCGGTGTCTGCCGTGGCGACCCGAACCGCCAGACCCTGA
- a CDS encoding tRNA pseudouridine(13) synthase TruD yields the protein MALPTIKSSPEDFVVDEIPLYEAQGSGPHTFLRIEKRMRTTEEVIGDLARVFGVKRRDIGCAGRKDRVALTRQWFSVPDLDPDRASEFEVSGAQVLEAIRHQNKLRTGHLKGNRFSIWVRDLTDEQIKRAQGKIETFAVTGFPNRFGAQRFGRDGDNAKRGLAVLQGKARPRERKQARFLVSALQSLVFNHVLESRPLPLDQFEVGDLAIKHESGGSFCVEDVATENERARSFEISPTGPIFGTKVSRPLGAPAERERDALMAYGIPDPANLRPPRGLSLRGARRALRARPLELAFCAGDGAAKLDFTLVSGTYATVLLEEVFGPLQIELGVDSH from the coding sequence ATGGCATTGCCCACGATCAAATCCAGCCCCGAGGATTTCGTTGTCGACGAGATCCCGCTGTACGAAGCCCAGGGCAGCGGACCCCACACCTTCTTGCGCATCGAAAAACGCATGCGCACAACCGAAGAAGTCATCGGCGACCTCGCCCGGGTGTTTGGGGTCAAGCGTCGCGACATTGGTTGCGCCGGGCGAAAGGATCGGGTCGCGCTCACGCGTCAATGGTTTTCAGTTCCCGATCTCGACCCCGATCGCGCCAGCGAGTTCGAAGTCTCCGGTGCGCAAGTGCTCGAAGCCATTCGGCATCAGAACAAATTGCGAACCGGACATCTGAAGGGAAACCGCTTCTCGATCTGGGTGCGCGATCTGACGGACGAACAGATCAAGCGGGCGCAGGGCAAGATCGAGACGTTCGCGGTCACGGGTTTTCCCAATCGTTTTGGCGCCCAGCGATTCGGACGCGACGGAGACAACGCCAAGCGCGGGCTAGCCGTCCTGCAGGGAAAAGCGCGGCCGAGAGAGCGCAAGCAGGCGCGGTTTCTGGTCTCGGCGCTTCAATCTCTCGTGTTCAATCACGTCCTCGAATCTCGGCCGCTGCCACTGGATCAGTTCGAAGTCGGCGACCTCGCCATCAAACACGAATCGGGTGGTTCCTTCTGCGTCGAAGACGTGGCCACGGAAAATGAACGCGCCCGGAGCTTCGAAATCAGCCCAACTGGGCCAATCTTTGGGACCAAAGTGTCCAGACCCCTTGGGGCGCCCGCAGAACGAGAGAGGGATGCCCTGATGGCCTACGGAATTCCTGATCCGGCAAATCTAAGGCCGCCTCGTGGACTTTCGCTGCGAGGGGCCCGCAGAGCGCTGCGCGCGCGCCCACTTGAGTTGGCGTTCTGCGCGGGTGACGGGGCGGCTAAGCTCGACTTCACCCTAGTTAGCGGCACTTATGCCACGGTATTGCTCGAAGAAGTCTTCGGTCCGCTGCAAATAGAGCTAGGTGTGGATAGTCACTGA